The DNA segment GTCAACCCCTAGAGCATACCCCATAATATTTTAGCAGGGAATATGGTCCACACGAGGATCAAACCTGCAACGCTGGGAAATTTCTTCCCACGTCACCTCGGGCCTTACCAACTCGTCTATGCCCCTGTGGGCCTTGTTAGTATCTTttttactgacataaaaggctggtgaagagtgtggactcttACTTGGAACGATTATCTTGAGCTTTAGTAATTTTTGAACCtctttttcgaatatttttacatcatccatgttgcatcttcttggtgcttcacggattgtggtattagggtctttaagttttattgagacaatgaattgttttcttttcttaattttgtcctgagaattttcagaacaaatatcataaaatttcttcatgatttcCTTTTCAGGgttaatcgttaaaatattctctatttttaattctatcggatttgtatttcatttatgaattaatttttttttaaatcattcaTTCTCTACACGAAattttgttcgtattttgggaatgtgaatcattgatgatcctttgtttaaagtaatgtgatcttcaaattgcGTAAATTGAAGATATTTTCTtagaaatttattccctattATAATATTCATTCTAgattctatttggtatataattggcattataaattttgtttgttcgatttctatttttaatttttctactACTGTATCTAGCATAATAATTGATTCATcgcctattcgaacttttaatattttatcgtATTTCTTTTAATAATGATTTGGGAGTATGTGTTTGATTTTCAGACACATACTTGCTCATGTATCAACATAAATATGTATATGACATGGtttatgttatttaattttaatttgaatttttatataaatactatttggattagtcTTGTTTTTTTATGTCCATTCTTGcacttttttttatatataaattagggtattttggggatttttggaaaaattttcTCTCTCCAGAGAGTgaaaagtaagttttattttagtAGAGATTTATAAATGAATAGAAGTTAGGTTTAGGGATTTAATGATAATTTTTCGTTGTTTAAGTTGTTCtatgattaaaatatttaagttaaacTATCATATCAGATAATGTTTTTTGATAAAAGTGTCGAACACTCATCTCACAAACTTGAGAAAACTGAAAGTATGGTTTTACAATGTTTGTATATTTGCGCTATTGGTcctttatgttatcaatttcaCTTTTAGTCCATTgtctttgtttgtttgtttgtttttttggacatttttagtttttttttatatgtaataTTGATATGACACAAATGCGACACTGAGGAATGTACGTGGTGCACTCGACATTTCAACattaatatttattcttttatgaTATGGAAACCTGTAATTGTTACGTTTCGGTGCGGACTAGGTAAAATCCTTAAACTAATGCAATAACCTACAAACTACGATAGTTAAGTAAATCGCATTTGGCAATTTATGTGTTTCATGCTAGTCCAAGAAAGTGTTGATAGGGAAAATCAAATGTATACTTGATCACTGGTCAAGTGTTTACGGTTTACCTACTAAACAAAGTTAGACACCTCATTTGGGGGCAACATTAATATTTCATTGACTTTAAATCTAATGTATAAATCTAAGAAGAAATTTTATGTTGATATTTGGGTTTTTTATGTGAAAATTtataatacatatttttaaaaaataaaataatcattaATTACCAAGAGTTTTCCAGATAGAGAGACTTTCTATTAAATCTTTCCATTATTTCCCAACAAAGTAACGACATTTCAGGCTGGATTGACTTAGTCTGGTCTAAAATCATACGTCAAAATGTGAACGTACACATTTTTTAAGTGAAGGAAGTGTGTACGAATTTAAAAGTTAAAACCATGGTCTCGATGTGTGAAAATAGAATGATAAGTATCCATGAGAGCGAGCTAGAAATGATTGTGTTAAAATAAGACTATCAATTAACTTCTCATGTTTAAGAAACCGTGGCAATACAAAGTAGATCGTCGGGTGCAAACAGATCGAATCGAGTCGTAtaatagcaaaaaaaaaaaaactaatgtttgagctcgattcgaagtttgaaaatttcaaatattttggctcgagctcgactcGAAATGAAATTCGAGTTCAAGTTTTTCTCGAAATCTATTTGCGAACCATTTGAACTATTGCTCGGATATTAAGGTTCGAAAACTTTGTTGAAAAGCAATAAACGATCGAAAATTTCAAAATGTACATGTATTTATtatataagtatatatattatattaataaaatattaaggcacgcaaattattaaacaaaataattttaggtCGAGTTCAACTCattaaaagttcgaacatgtcgGGTTtagctcgagttcgataagttcaaatacgaatcaaatatttatcgagtcgGATCGAAAAGCTCACGAACAAGCTTTGTTCATTTTTTCCTACACTATAGCGCCTTCGTAGAAAAGTATTTTaactatatttttgaaaatattagtTAATGCTATATggacaaattttttttctttttttttatatccATGATCAAACATCTCTTGTAGGGGTTATTAATCTTGACCACACatactgtagtaacccgtaccctGTTTTaagttaaataaattataaacatgattaaggatttACTAAATACATGATCAAAGGAttaaatgaaattaaaaatataaagtcAAActgagttcggaagatccgaattACACACAGTTTGGAGGCAACAAGGAGTTCGGAAGCAAAGTGACGTTCGTTCGAACTTGAGATCGAAGCGTCCAAACcagttcggatgatccaaagttagagatcagagcttccgatgaTGTGCTCCGGTGACTAAGCCATGATGTTGTACACGTGTATTCCATGCAGAGATCGGAACCCCCGAACTGCCGatcagatcgtccgatctccggcGGCAGGCGACGTGCGTGTCAGGCATGcaaagatcggaacgtccgatgccctgatcggatcatccgatctccaCCCGAACTTGGCCGataaataggggtcttcggGAGATGAATTGAAGTACAAATTCCGAGTTTCCCTTCTTGACTTagtatttgttaaaaaaatctccataatcacttatttttagaggttgcaaacagtACCTTAAATTATAGGAGTATCTGTTAACTTAGTTAAAACTTGTAGAACATGTATAGTACTGATACGATGAATACTTGACTGTAGGCTTAGAACCTAGACTCTACTAGACTTGTTCTACTACTAGaaatacgtaagtactgactgagattaccagctgagtatgcatgcttatgtgttgcattttatgtttcatgatatatgttttactgttttaaaTATATCCAAcatgtgcacatacacattgagccgtatctccttcgagatagcctTTCTCGTAGGGTCGTTCAGCCCTACACCTGTTTATATTATCTGACACCGGGAGTTACTGCATGAGCGAAGACTGATACTACGGTGATCTAGACGAGTGTTTGAGCCACCCAGCAGTTGGTGCCCAAATGATGATACATACTCATTGATGCCTAGTCTGAGCAGGACTTGGTACTTGACCAGTCACTCCAGTCACATCATGCTGCATGCGTCACATTAAGTGTTGCATACTCATATTTACGTACTGGGCATTATTCGCTCACGTCCTtggtattatcttggacacaCCATTCCACGAGACAAGTCTAAAGTTGGATGGAGCGGGTGGATCAAAGCAGGGTTAGTTGCAGGTTCTGGAGATTCCAGAAGTTTTATGCTCGGTTTcatttgtatatattttgggtgaaaatatTTGGGTTTGTTATGTCGGTTGTATTCCGTTGGTTTATCTTGTATATAGTAGATTTTTAAGTATTTGCGATAAACTATGTTAAGTTTGAATAAACactgttttattattattaagctaattgcatgcttaagactgctagttagtaggtgattcagaTGGGTCACTATACATACATatctttatatttttaaaatttgagcaTATGCATACATGCATCCTTATACGTACATGTTTTTAGGGTATGTGTGCCTTTAGAATTGAACTAAATGAGGGTTAATATTGGTCACGAGAGGTTTTCAATAATCTTGATATTCCACATTAACATCGTAAGTAATTAACCTTTATAACAATATAaactaaaaattttatattatatcctTTTAGgtcgaaattgaattaaatttttataatataatttggAAAACACGTATAACACAACTATTTTAAActctaattattattttttaaaaaatagagtCAATTAAACGCGAAGATTAAAAGGATGCAAAGATGTTGAGTCACATCTTTTGCATCAAACAACGTGCACTTTCTTATTAGGtggccaaaaaaaaaatagatacaATTCGTCAATTCCTAGCATGAGAAAGAAATTCATTTAAAAACTAATTTGCAATTCAACTTGGGATATTCAAGGTATATCACATTCTTGGAAATTACACATTGGTTCCTTATCAATGAATGAACCCCGAAATTTCACAACATTTTCCTCTTCATTTTCTCCCGTCAATTATTACATTAATACATCCCTCTTAGACCCACGCCCACCTACACACATTTGGCTTCAAAAGGGAGGATACACACTTGCacacattaaaaataaataaattatctgtcatttttattttttttatatattccTTAAATGTTTTTCTTCCACAGATTAATATTCCAATGAACTTTcctaaaatattattcattACACGCCAGCCGAAAGTGGGCAAAATTATCTCTGGTATATAAACACCTTCTCAAGGTGATCAAACACCCCAAGAACACCTAGTACGTGTGCGTGTGCGTGAGAGTTGGGTGGGAGATTGAAGAATATCAATACTGATAATTTctattctttgttttttttttgtgttgaaGCAATGGATTATCTGGAGAACACTACTTTATTTTCAGCGTTTTGGATGATCAAAGCCATCTGCTTGGACATCGAGAATTGCTTGTCAAGAATCGATTATTTCCTACAAAGTGTTCCAAAGTTTTTGTCAATTATTACCAATTCTTCGGAAGCCCGTGGCGAGCTTCCGATTCACCGTGACAGATGTTCCGAGTTGGTGGAGAAGATAAACATATCGGAAATCAACTTGGTGATGAGTAGATTAGGAGTGGGGTGGGCAATGGAGGATCCCGGAAATGAGAATGGTAATAAGcctttttatgttgaagatgatTTCTTGACGTTGTTTGATGAAGAAGAGCCCAGCTTCGAGGAAATTAAGGAGACTTTCGAGGTTTTCGACTCGAACAAGGATGGTTTCATAGATTGTGGTGATCTGAGGAGAGTTTTGTGTGCTTTGGGATTCAGACAAGGGTGTGATTTGGAGGATTGCAAGAGGATGATTCGAGTTTTTGATGTTAACGGGGACGGGCTCATCGATTTTCGTGAGTTTGTCATGTTCATGGAGAAATGTTTCTCCAACGCTTAGGATGAATTCGATGCTAGCACGTGGATACGTACTTATTATGTATCTACGTGTTGTACGTTGGATTCATCGTCCCATGTGTTGATGCACGAGACTGATCAACATCGATCAGCGACGATCATTTGGACCATGGATTCTGCATGCCCTTCGAGTATGGCTCGTAGGACATGATCGAATTTTTCCCATAGTTCATATACAATATGTATTTAATTCAGTACGTGAGTACTATTTcatattatttgaaataaaataactGAAAAATGTATTACAGCGTTATAAAATGGACCCATTTATATTGGGTCGTTCCATCTtgagattttaaattttttaaaactcaTCCACACACGTGTGCATGTACTGATATATATATGTCCACATTATGTGTGAGAGTTCGTGTAAATATATTTGAACTCGAAGTCTATATGAAtttgaatatttgaaaattttgagtttgagtttgaattgagtttgtGTTCGATCCTTTCAAAGTATTTTAGCATGTTTGCTTTGTTCCTACCATTGCTCGAAAATAAATGTTCtgcatttatttaaaaatataatcataatatattaGTAAAATATTAAAGCTTGTAAACGTTTAACAGAAATAATTTGAGCTAAAATTTGATTCATCACATAAAACGCGTTCTGGAACGTTTTCGAGTTCGGCTCAAATTCAATagttttgactgtgagatctaACTCAATTTGTAGATCTGCACCTCTAGCTAGGCTAGACCAGTGACCACACTTATAATCCAAATATGATATGATCTCCTTTTTCTGGACGCCATATATGTGAGTTGTGAATCAAGTActcataatttaatcgtaatagaaataagaaaccaaatcatgcatTGAAGGAAACATAGAATTTCGAGATCCACCCGAACTCTCCTACAAAGTTAATTGCTCCGGTGGATGTCCACCTAATGAAAGATTGCGATGGGCGTCAAGTCAATCCACTCCAAACCGTCTAATTACACATAACTCGGTCGGGTTGTGGGCTGACTCGTCCTCCTAGCCCGTTTTGACATCTGCCGTAAGAGTGGATATTTAATAATAGATGTGGAATCTACTCAAAAATCAATAAACCCCGCATTAATTTATCGACACCTTTGGATTCttcaccgtttggtttgactgataggataagtaatccatggataagtaatataatataaattaaaaataaataaataagaaaaattagttaatatattatttgatttgacggatagattataatttatttgatttaattgatgtaaaattattaattaaaaaataaataaataatatgacgaaaataaaGCAAAATTGATtgtgataagttatacatagattaataatacatcaaaccaaacagAGCAAGAATAGGGTTTCATTATCCAATAGATACGTGTAGCCATGTAGGTACAATTTCAATTTATCTTCATGGTAAATAAATGATATGTATCAGCATAAGGTATTGTCATTTCAAATTCATCATTTAAATATCTCTAAAATCAAATCATTCAATTTTAGTGTAACCCGAAATCCATCAATCAAATATCTTCTTAAGTCAAATACATTCATCCAAATGCAATcttaataatttcaaaatattaaaataagttcaaaataaaCGTTTTCCTAACTTGTGTTTTAAGAAGAGATGTCTCCAAAAGCTCAATCTGACAAATTAATTTTGTGATGAAATTAAAGCTTTTGCATTTttcatacaaaatgcacttggCAATCTTTGTTTGAAACAAA comes from the Henckelia pumila isolate YLH828 chromosome 1, ASM3356847v2, whole genome shotgun sequence genome and includes:
- the LOC140874275 gene encoding probable calcium-binding protein CML46, translating into MDYLENTTLFSAFWMIKAICLDIENCLSRIDYFLQSVPKFLSIITNSSEARGELPIHRDRCSELVEKINISEINLVMSRLGVGWAMEDPGNENGNKPFYVEDDFLTLFDEEEPSFEEIKETFEVFDSNKDGFIDCGDLRRVLCALGFRQGCDLEDCKRMIRVFDVNGDGLIDFREFVMFMEKCFSNA